A stretch of the candidate division WOR-3 bacterium genome encodes the following:
- a CDS encoding C25 family cysteine peptidase: MIAFMLSFLIAYEYTPTQQIDFTTEQLRFTVIDGYTRVRIMGCEISNDVGAPEIPTRALKIALPYGATDIGIQIIATETETLAGEYLLSCAQPPQVLSKDEPRQPVLPNQDIYTSNRLYPGQIIEFRGVGRLDNHEICELVVYPIQYKPESRKLIFNRSVRFRITYRGGTKRTAQSSLLKKMIINPEDISEYERTRDPDDITYLIISNPPFDTVFQRLADWKTKKGLPAHVRTVDWILANYTGEDNAACIRNYIKTLPDSNIQYVLLGGDTYMIPCRFAYAMTCSASIWNREDSLPCDLYYADLQGNWNFDGDGLYGEVEDSIDLYPDLSVGRAPVSSVTEAQNFVNKILTYEKNPPNEYLDKALLLAEVLWQSPFTDQAIHKNRIEEESFLPNLVVTKLYETLGNENRQSVMAAIRSGQNLINHDGHGSTSVMGVGVGYLNTIDLDTITNAPRYGIIFSLGCWTAAFDFACIAEGWMNNENGGGVAFVGNSSYGWGSPGNPGFGISDIFDSRFFYSLLVENNYHIGEALAMCKAYFIPYSREKNVYRWHQYQLNLLGEPEMMVWTALPESIAVAAPQSVALGSSSILISVRAKNTNAPIKNALVCLMKADESYAAGYTDVSGQIFLQASPATLGDFELTVTAQNYVPLETTLPVVSGPYVNYQRWILNDSLGNGDGIANPNEIILLSLLIKNTGNATANNMDFRLRSQDPYVIISDSIEYLGTLNQQDSTCLDHAFSILVGNTTNAHTLSFELEITEASRTLTHYPGILVGTPELSIPDFSVSNAPTMPGDTAQINISIANAGYGFAHTTQISLSSTDPYVTVITDSVSAGEIPPDTTCAVGPFHVAVSSSCPPGHHPQLSFNMATESYNFNQDIVLLIGETGFIDDMESGSGLWTTGGSNNQWHISTRRAFSADHAWYCGQESNGLYLNNMDCYIQTIPFMVDHNSTLNFMRWFEVPIYGSDGIYVIIVHGNGSDTLNFIGTGGALDSSRAIQGDWFKDQYPLGQYAGGDTIQLRIAFKSDYDGDVAEGFYIDDINIEAITFLEEYSSSNIYPLILDVRPNPFRYSTDIRYVVNDYRNQYASGEVDLRIFDVTGRLVKTFSGLSSHIDLHTSVNWDGHDDKGRRLAPGIYFAVLSIANDVTSEKIIIIH, translated from the coding sequence ATGATAGCATTCATGTTGTCCTTCCTCATAGCCTATGAGTATACGCCAACGCAGCAAATCGATTTTACCACAGAACAACTTCGATTCACTGTGATCGACGGATATACCAGGGTACGGATCATGGGTTGTGAGATAAGCAATGATGTCGGTGCACCGGAGATTCCAACAAGGGCGCTGAAGATCGCTCTGCCCTACGGAGCAACCGATATAGGTATCCAGATCATCGCGACTGAAACTGAAACCCTCGCTGGCGAATATTTACTATCTTGTGCCCAGCCACCGCAAGTCTTATCGAAAGACGAGCCGCGACAACCTGTGCTGCCGAATCAAGACATCTACACGTCGAACCGGTTGTACCCTGGGCAGATCATTGAATTCCGAGGCGTGGGACGGCTGGATAATCATGAAATATGTGAACTCGTCGTCTATCCCATACAATACAAGCCAGAATCGAGAAAACTCATTTTTAACAGATCAGTGAGATTCCGCATCACCTACCGTGGAGGGACTAAACGCACCGCGCAATCTTCTCTTTTAAAAAAGATGATCATTAATCCAGAGGATATCTCGGAATATGAAAGAACTCGTGATCCTGATGATATTACCTATCTCATCATTAGTAATCCGCCGTTCGACACAGTTTTCCAGAGGTTGGCAGATTGGAAAACTAAGAAAGGACTACCGGCACACGTTAGGACAGTCGACTGGATACTGGCGAATTACACCGGTGAAGATAACGCTGCGTGCATTCGTAATTACATAAAGACTCTGCCTGATTCGAACATTCAGTACGTCCTGCTTGGTGGTGATACATACATGATCCCCTGTCGATTTGCCTATGCAATGACGTGCAGTGCTTCCATTTGGAACCGAGAGGATTCACTGCCTTGTGACCTGTACTATGCCGATTTGCAGGGTAACTGGAATTTTGATGGTGATGGTTTGTATGGTGAGGTAGAAGATAGCATAGATCTATATCCTGACCTATCGGTCGGAAGAGCCCCGGTCTCTTCCGTAACAGAAGCACAGAATTTTGTCAACAAAATCCTGACCTATGAAAAGAATCCACCAAACGAATATCTCGATAAGGCACTCTTGCTCGCTGAAGTGCTCTGGCAGAGCCCGTTCACCGACCAGGCGATTCATAAGAACCGTATAGAGGAAGAATCATTCCTACCCAATCTTGTTGTAACCAAACTCTATGAAACACTTGGTAATGAAAACCGTCAAAGCGTAATGGCCGCAATAAGGAGTGGACAGAATCTGATTAATCACGACGGACATGGCAGCACAAGTGTCATGGGTGTAGGTGTCGGATACCTCAATACGATCGACCTCGATACGATCACAAATGCGCCGCGTTATGGCATTATCTTTAGCCTTGGCTGCTGGACTGCCGCCTTTGATTTCGCATGCATCGCTGAAGGCTGGATGAATAACGAAAATGGCGGCGGCGTAGCATTCGTCGGGAATTCAAGCTACGGGTGGGGATCACCCGGGAATCCTGGGTTCGGAATATCCGACATATTCGACAGCCGTTTCTTCTACTCACTGCTCGTCGAGAATAACTACCACATCGGGGAAGCATTGGCAATGTGTAAAGCATACTTTATCCCGTATTCACGTGAAAAGAATGTCTACCGCTGGCATCAGTATCAATTAAATCTATTGGGCGAACCGGAAATGATGGTCTGGACCGCATTACCAGAATCAATCGCCGTAGCTGCACCCCAATCAGTTGCTCTTGGTAGCAGTAGCATCCTCATCTCAGTGAGGGCCAAGAACACTAACGCGCCCATCAAAAACGCCTTGGTCTGCCTCATGAAGGCAGATGAATCCTACGCCGCAGGCTATACAGATGTGAGTGGACAGATATTTCTGCAGGCAAGCCCGGCCACCCTTGGTGATTTTGAACTCACTGTTACGGCACAAAATTACGTTCCTTTGGAGACGACCCTTCCCGTGGTCAGTGGCCCGTATGTAAATTACCAGAGATGGATACTCAACGACTCGCTCGGCAATGGCGACGGTATTGCCAATCCCAACGAAATTATTCTGCTTTCACTGCTGATCAAGAATACCGGTAACGCAACGGCTAACAATATGGATTTCCGGCTGCGTTCGCAAGATCCTTACGTCATAATTTCGGACAGTATTGAGTATCTAGGCACACTGAATCAGCAGGACTCAACATGCCTCGACCATGCTTTTTCCATTCTCGTTGGTAATACAACAAATGCACATACCTTGAGTTTTGAACTCGAAATAACAGAAGCAAGCAGGACACTAACCCACTACCCCGGCATCTTGGTGGGTACGCCGGAGTTGAGCATACCAGATTTTTCCGTATCGAATGCCCCGACCATGCCAGGTGACACCGCCCAGATCAACATTAGTATCGCCAACGCAGGCTATGGTTTTGCTCACACAACCCAGATCTCATTGAGTTCGACAGACCCGTACGTCACCGTTATTACCGATAGCGTCAGCGCTGGGGAAATTCCACCGGACACAACATGTGCAGTTGGTCCGTTCCATGTCGCAGTATCATCTTCCTGCCCACCTGGTCATCACCCGCAATTGTCATTCAATATGGCAACAGAATCGTACAATTTTAACCAAGACATAGTATTACTCATTGGCGAAACCGGATTCATTGACGATATGGAATCGGGCAGCGGCCTCTGGACAACAGGCGGAAGTAACAACCAATGGCATATCTCAACGCGCCGAGCATTCTCAGCCGATCACGCATGGTATTGCGGCCAAGAATCAAATGGTCTTTATCTCAATAATATGGATTGCTATATACAAACGATTCCTTTCATGGTCGACCATAATTCAACACTCAACTTCATGCGTTGGTTTGAAGTACCGATTTATGGTTCTGACGGCATTTATGTCATAATAGTGCATGGAAATGGCTCGGACACGTTGAACTTCATCGGTACAGGCGGTGCGCTGGACAGCAGCCGCGCCATTCAGGGTGATTGGTTCAAAGACCAATATCCACTCGGGCAATACGCGGGCGGCGACACAATCCAACTAAGAATTGCCTTCAAGAGTGACTATGATGGAGATGTTGCAGAAGGATTCTACATTGATGACATTAATATTGAAGCCATAACCTTCCTTGAGGAATATAGCAGTAGTAACATCTATCCACTTATTCTCGATGTCAGACCAAATCCATTCAGGTATTCAACTGATATCCGATACGTCGTAAATGATTACAGAAACCAGTATGCGAGTGGCGAAGTCGACCTGAGAATTTTCGATGTTACTGGACGTCTGGTAAAAACTTTTTCTGGGCTATCATCACATATTGACTTGCATACATCAGTAAATTGGGATGGCCATGACGATAAGGGCAGAAGGTTGGCGCCAGGAATCTACTTCGCAGTACTATCCATTGCTAATGATGTCACGAGCGAGAAAATCATCATTATCCATTAA
- a CDS encoding diguanylate cyclase, translating to MHRIPVYDGLLKYAKTLYAVKKPKRIYDNITKNICALLKADASLLFIYSEGTKKLHAVSAYNLSRSYRNLTDEDLKIAHLSCEKKRIKIVKDIRQIYRGGGKAVIQLLKAQRIASVVSIPMLVDGKAIGAINVYYSSPIQTFEGKEIAHIFTEIAAQAIAHARASSELLDKKRTIKSIHDIGKITASSYAIDELVQTLLSAAASVTKAISSRLILIDDENRMVIDAFEYDKGSGKIQHYRPTESLDEGLPLEILNSRKAVTVSDTSESPSVHQTAHPKGYLSAAGIPLTARSKILGILFLESTTSGAFGKSEIDNLTVLTNQSAIALENIALNKKVKREAKETALLYDVSQSLISTLDFEQLLRNILQRLKDTFNFLNVSVLLIDEEKQVLYAHSSLVYSPEDRELRLRIGKDGITGHVAKTKRMYHCPDVTKDPYYVTGIENTRSEVGLPLLIGDRLIGVLDVESSEVDGFSQDVILLLSSLSAQIAIAIDNARLYAETKKLSLTDALTSLSNRRSYELFVDAEIRRAERYRRTFVVMMIDFDNFKNYNDKYGHMAGDIVLQKLSKIMKEIIRDVDFLCRYGGDEFVAILPETDASFALDVAERMRKKIAAQRFQPKITLSIGIASFPHDAREKSKLIDLADQACYEAKQRGGNRVMFTFKPKEDR from the coding sequence ATGCATAGGATACCTGTATATGATGGATTATTGAAATACGCGAAAACCCTATACGCCGTCAAGAAGCCAAAGCGCATCTACGATAACATCACAAAGAATATCTGTGCACTGTTGAAAGCCGACGCCTCACTCCTCTTCATTTACAGCGAAGGTACGAAGAAGCTGCATGCCGTCAGTGCATACAATCTATCCAGGTCATATAGAAACCTTACTGACGAAGATTTGAAGATCGCTCATCTTTCATGTGAAAAGAAGAGGATAAAAATAGTGAAGGACATCAGGCAAATTTACCGTGGGGGCGGTAAGGCAGTGATTCAACTACTCAAGGCACAGCGAATCGCATCGGTAGTATCGATACCCATGCTGGTTGATGGTAAAGCAATCGGCGCGATAAATGTCTATTACTCATCGCCGATCCAGACATTTGAAGGAAAGGAAATCGCACACATCTTCACCGAAATAGCCGCCCAGGCAATCGCACATGCACGCGCAAGCAGCGAGCTGCTCGATAAAAAAAGAACCATCAAGAGTATTCATGATATTGGAAAAATTACAGCTTCATCATATGCAATCGATGAACTGGTGCAAACCCTATTATCCGCTGCAGCGAGCGTCACAAAGGCAATCTCAAGCAGATTGATTCTGATAGATGATGAAAACCGTATGGTGATCGATGCATTCGAGTACGACAAGGGGTCGGGCAAAATACAGCACTACAGACCAACAGAGAGTCTGGATGAAGGGTTGCCTCTCGAGATCCTGAACTCAAGAAAAGCAGTGACCGTATCCGACACAAGCGAGTCGCCCAGTGTACATCAAACAGCCCACCCGAAGGGATACCTCTCAGCTGCAGGTATTCCGCTCACAGCGCGCAGCAAGATCCTTGGAATATTGTTCCTCGAAAGCACCACGAGTGGAGCATTTGGGAAATCCGAGATCGACAACCTCACCGTTCTCACAAACCAGAGTGCCATAGCTCTCGAAAACATTGCGCTCAACAAAAAAGTAAAAAGGGAAGCAAAAGAAACCGCACTGTTGTATGATGTCAGCCAGAGCCTCATCTCAACGCTCGACTTTGAACAACTGTTGAGAAATATCCTGCAGCGCCTAAAAGACACGTTCAACTTCCTCAACGTCTCGGTTCTCCTGATCGATGAAGAGAAGCAGGTCCTTTATGCCCACTCGAGCCTTGTTTATTCACCTGAGGACAGAGAATTGAGACTCAGGATCGGTAAGGATGGCATAACCGGTCATGTCGCGAAAACAAAACGCATGTATCATTGCCCAGACGTAACGAAAGACCCGTATTATGTTACAGGAATAGAAAACACCCGGAGTGAAGTTGGCCTTCCTCTGCTCATTGGCGACCGCCTTATTGGCGTACTCGATGTTGAAAGTTCAGAAGTGGACGGATTCTCTCAAGACGTAATACTTCTTCTATCCAGTTTGAGTGCACAGATCGCGATTGCAATTGACAACGCGAGGTTATACGCTGAGACAAAAAAACTGTCATTGACTGACGCCCTGACATCGCTGTCGAATCGCCGCAGCTACGAGCTCTTCGTTGATGCCGAGATACGACGTGCCGAAAGATACCGCCGGACGTTCGTGGTGATGATGATAGACTTCGACAATTTTAAAAATTATAACGACAAATATGGCCACATGGCGGGCGACATCGTACTCCAAAAATTGAGCAAAATAATGAAGGAAATAATCAGGGATGTAGACTTCCTGTGCCGGTACGGCGGCGACGAATTTGTGGCAATCCTGCCGGAAACCGACGCTTCTTTTGCCCTCGATGTTGCGGAAAGGATGCGGAAAAAGATCGCGGCACAGAGGTTCCAGCCCAAGATAACACTGAGCATCGGCATCGCTTCATTCCCCCATGACGCGCGTGAGAAATCGAAGCTGATCGACCTGGCTGACCAGGCCTGCTACGAGGCAAAACAGCGGGGCGGGAACCGCGTCATGTTCACCTTTAAACCAAAGGAGGATAGATGA